One part of the Nitrosophilus kaiyonis genome encodes these proteins:
- the rpsT gene encoding 30S ribosomal protein S20, translating to MAHHKSALKRIRQTAKRTARNRFYRTRIKNISKAVREAVAAGDKEKALEALKVANKEFHKYVSKGVLKKNTAARKVSRLHKLVNSMTEAA from the coding sequence ATGGCACATCATAAATCCGCTTTAAAAAGAATTCGCCAAACAGCTAAAAGAACTGCAAGAAACAGATTTTACAGAACAAGAATTAAAAATATCTCAAAAGCTGTGAGAGAAGCTGTAGCTGCTGGTGATAAAGAAAAAGCATTGGAAGCACTAAAAGTTGCAAATAAAGAATTTCATAAATATGTTAGTAAAGGTGTATTGAAAAAAAATACAGCTGCAAGAAAAGTATCACGCCTTCATAAACTTGTAAACTCTATGACAGAAGCTGCATAA